CATAAATGCTACAACCTgcatgtaaataaaacacaaatataatggATTTAGCCTTGTGTTAATGTTTGTATACATCATATTCTCATTTTTGATACCGCTCGCCCCATTTTTTTGggggaaaatgaaaattaaaaaaaaacaaaaaaaaaacctatcgCCCCACTTTTTTCTCTCTCCAAAATCCGAagaactatttttcaaattggtgtGGCCTAAATTAGTATTTATCTCTAAATATTATTCTGGAATTACCTTAACTGACATCTTCATCAATTCAAttaaatctgattaaaatacagatccttattctCACTCCATAGAGGTATTGTCTAAACCCCATTACAAGTAAGGctttctgtatattttatcatagcatgtatatatgtagataaatTGTGCTGCAATCTGGGACAAAATAGATTTGGATACGATTCAGCACACTATGCAAGCAATTTTGACTGTCTTCAAGATTCTGCAtgcaacattttgatttgtcaATCCAAAAAGTCACCAGAACGGGATCCTAGGTGGATGTTGagagaataaataaaaaaaatagcttGATAATGCATCCAAAGTACCTCATACTTGTCATCCTTGGTAACCCGAGACAGATCCCTGAACTCCAGCTGTATAGTGGTCACCTCTGACGTACTGCTGTCTGGTCCCCAGCGAGGAGCATGGGCACGACTCGTCATCAAATTTACATCAGAAAATGGCACATTGGAGGGGGAATTGAAGCATGGCAGTAAACGATTTCCTAGATCaatctgaaaaataacattatcaatgttaaatatgtttgatattGAAGCATTTCATTTCTATAGGATGAAGACAGgattaaattgtaaataatcATCAGATGTGAGCTTATAATACACAAGAgcccaatgggcccgaatcCCTCATCTGCTATCTGGTAATAATGGTGCAgcccttgaatgaaggtaaaagtcaatcatttgaacaaacatggtagctAAAATTTCAGGACTCCAGTTCTCCTACTTTTGGAGAAGTTGTTTATAGGGATGCCGGACAGACGACTGGGGGACAACGGAGGCCACACTATGGCATAAGCCATTCAGGTAGGTGAGCTAAGAACAGCTGAATTTGTCTCCAAATGGAAGTGAAgatcaacaaatgaatatttcccaattaattatcatataaaatTATACTGTCAACTGCTATATTTTCAATTAAGATAGTAATAGTCTCATCACTACTCACAGCTTTGTCCTTGAACAGGTCATCCCCGGTAAGATGGTACGTCGCCAGCAGTCCTCCCAAAACTCGGATGGTGATTTCAAATAAGTTCACATCTTTATCTTTTTCAAAAGTGAGTTCAGTAGCTACCCATTCCCTAGCATCATCAAACTCTACAAGACATTATAGAAAGCAATAATGAGTATAAAATTATTCAGAACAATTTGGACACATTTTTGCTTGACTATTTCCGTGGGTCAGTCAGGAAGTAAATGTCACTATATAACTACCAATCCATATTTACTGTATACTGCTATTTGACCATTTAATCCCCTCCCCTCTAACCATAAGCAACCCCTCCCATTTTTCTAGGCCTCAAGTTCACTTAActtgaatttattttcaaagggACAATTTGATTTCAGATTTCAGCTTAGTTTGAGTATTCCTCAATGTACCTACCTGGTTTGAGTCCGAGGATAACCAGAGTGTCCAGTGAGTCTACAATGGTCAAACCTACACCAAACCACTCCGAGTGTGTGCGTGTGATAGGGTGGAATTCATCATGTCCCCAAGCATACTTTTTGTAAGCCTGCCAGGCAAACCGAAAAGCATCAACTACAGCCTCCTGTCGGGCCGTCCTCTTCCCCTCCTCTGTAACAGGTAGATATGTAAGGTTTAAGTAAAACAAATACTGATCGTGCAAAAAGTCGTATAAGTAAATATCTGACACTTAAAACTAAACTGGTTTCTccataatacaaatattttaggTAAATAGATATAGATAACTGAAGTTACAGCACTGCAATAACATTAATGATTTCAATATACAACTCCACAAGAAATAAGTAAAGTGAACACTATCAAAGCTTTTAGAAAATATCTTTAAAGAAGCTTATGATTTATGATAAGTTGTTGATTATTAGCTGACCtagccagtgagcttatgtcaagGTGCGGTGTATGCCATCCATCAACTTTTCACATTCTTTCAAATCCTTTTTCTTTTGTAGAAATGAAGCgatttagttctaatttggtctgaaACTTCCTTGGGTGAAAGAgaaccaattttgtataaacagTGGGTCTGGTCACCCAAGGGGCCTGaagggcagggcccaatatgggaaatatagcaaatgctttaaaatccttcttctaggaatgaagggatttagttctaatttggCCTGAAGCTTCCTTGAGTGAAGGAAaaccaattttgtatataaacGGTGAGCACTGTCGCCCAGGTGCCTAGAGGGCAgggcccaagaggggaaataTAGCTAATTCTTTGAAAACCTTCTTCTTCTGTAGTGCTCAATAAAgggatttagttctaatttgATCTGAAGCTTCCGTGGGTAAAGGggaaccaattttgtataaatggagGATCTTGTCCCCAGGGGCCTGGAggatggggcccaatatggaaaatatagcaaatttttcaaaatccttcttcttctgtaggaatgaaAGGATTTAGTTCTAATCTGGTCTGACACATCCTTGGGTGAAATGGAACCAATATTGTATAAACAGAAGAACTGGTCCCCCCGGGGCCTGGAgtgtggggcccaataggggaaatacagcaaattctttaaaatccttctccttTTGTAGGAATGAAAGGATTTAGTTCTAATTTAGAATTTAGTCTGACGCTTCCTTGGGTGAAATGTTACCAATATTGTATAAACAGaactggtcccccaggggcctggagggtggggcccaatatggaaaatatagcaaattctttaaaatcctccTTCTTCTGCAGGAATGAAAGGATTTAGTTTAAATTTAGTCTGACACTTCCTTGGGTGAAGTGGAACCAATTTTGTATCAACGGTGAGGCTGTTCCCCCAAGGgccagaggggcagggccctataggggaaatagagcaaattctataaaatctatctgtagaaataaatagattaaGTTCAATTCTAAAGCCTTCAAGTTGGTAGCTTGTGTTCTTAGCCTGAAACAGGTGAGAAATACAGGCCCAATGGGTCTCTTGTTTTCTGAATGAAAGTTCTCTCtgctttaaaaataatattttgtagaTTTGTAGATGTATAAGTCAAAACTGATGTATTCAACATACCATatacagaatttatttttgataagaCAGGCTTATGGTttataattttgacaaaataattataagaaTAGAATTTTTCATTTAGATACAAAATGCttacaaattttaattaaaatgtacataCTGCATTTCATATGACAGACTTACGGTTAAAGTAGTCGTAGGGTGGTACCGCATGCTGATCTACATTAAAGTCAGGGTCAGCTCCTCTGTCTACAGGCTGGTTCTAAACATTATTAATAATTCACTTAACTATTCAtacttaaaacatttacaaaattaaagagAAAATTCTGTCTACcagtaataatacaaatataaatcaaaatgttgAAGTAAGATTTAATGAAATTTAAGTTTAGATATTAGGTTTTATTGTTGATGTATGTGACAATCATTTTATTCTCACACAAAAAAATGGAAGACTGACACCATGAAGAAAAGAACTGAGAAATGTATCATGCAGTACAGTGGTACATTAACCCACCAGCTGACCGTCAACATTGTCGTCTTTCTCATTGTCATCATCCTTCCCGACTTCACCATTTTCATCCCTTTCGAGGATTTCTTGTTTCTCTTCAGGGGGAAGCAGACCTACCTCCTCCCCACCGCCATTAGGTGGGCGATCGACGACAGGTTTGTGTTGTGGCGGGCGTCTCATACCTGGTTTGTGCTTCTGTAAACGTTTCTAAAAGATAGTAACATCAAAAGTTATATTACATCTTATTGCTATTATAATTAAGCGCTTTCAGTCAATTTCTACTTTGAAGAAgaattatatctacttataAAGAAATAAGGTCTGTGTTAATACTGTAATATCATCCGCGAGGTCAATTAATAGGATTACCCCCTGCCCCATACCCTCACCTTGCTTTGTAACAAAGGCGTTTAAAAGGTGGCAGTATACTCGGCCACCGCTGCCCATACGGATTTCACTAAATTGGTTGTTAAAAAACCTTTTTAAgatcaacaaattaaaaaagctttacaaatatattaattttgagGTAATGAGTTGactatacaatataatatctataacatgaaacagaattttatatacatgtaccagccagaagtatatacatgtatatatatatattctagtaGTTTGACACTTACATTATACTCATCAATCTGTTGCTTAGCAACCCTTTTAAGGTCATCTTGTTTATTGAGCTTTGGCACCCCAGCTTGAGGTGGCTGAATCTGCTGGTTGTCATTTCCTTGCCCGAGAAATTTGTCCTTGAAGAATGGACTACCATTTTCAGGAGCTACTTTGTCTACCGCTTGTCTTTTGTCCTTTGTTAATTTAGCATCCTCACTTGACAATTTGTTTCCGTGATGAATAGCAGGTAGAATGTACAGTGCGCTCAGCCCACCTAACACAATAATCAGACAAATCACACTCCTCTGTAGGCTTGACAGTCTTTTCCATACCtgagatagatagatatagacatcttcaaatattatttatgtCATGAATATTTTGAGTTGGTAATTTTTTGTGTCAAATTGATACATTTATGCATCAAACTTTTAGAAATCAattgtatttgacccaataattTTAACTCCCAAAGTAATGAACATAAAGTAAAATTGGAAGTGCTGTTAGCCAAGGCCTGTTAGTATAGATACGGTAAGCAGTGGCCATGCATGCATGATGGATATTCAGTCATTCAGATGTTGGCATTGGGGTCACACTTTTGACTGAAAGCAGGAGCTGTTATGTGTGCCTTTACTCTTTAATTTTAGTCAGTGTTAACATTAACCTGGCATACTCCTACCAGATGACAATCTCTTTCTGCAAGTACTTTTCTGCATTTATCAATCAATTAATTTTTTGGCAAATAGTATAAATGATAACACATGTTATGATCAGCATGTCAAAATATCATCTATTCTACCTACTCCTAGAGACTAAATCTATCTGGAAATTGTGGATTTCCCTTGATACATGAGAGTGCTATATGCATATGATAGCATATGATAGAGTTCAGTATTGCCAAACTCTGAATTTGTGATGAGGTAAAATCAGGTGCCTACCCTGGAAAAAAATGGGTGAAGGGGTCAAAACAAGGGTTATGTGTGAAACAACATTTTAGTGtaatttttaacacttttttaaagcttaaaatatacatatatttattattttcatattgctattctgtgatatttttgtaataatCTAATTAATATCTGATGattaatgaaatgttttgtattaaaaaatcttgaaataattattaaataaaactGGATGTGATTAAATCTTTTTCTGAAATCACAAGTGTTTGTGCTTTTGAAGTATGATTAATGCAGGGTTGTGCCAAACCTGTTTTAGTGGACCTATCTCATATTTTCTCAATCACTCCACAGGTACCTGGCTCGTTTTTTTAATGGCATGTtgtagtatataatatatattgtaacatcaAACATAGAATTAATATTTGGTACTAACTTCAAAAGTGCTTTCTAtctttttgaaaaacatataatatatacatatataatatatattgtacacatgcaggtatgtattatgtacaagAACATGCCTTTAAAAAAACCCGAGCCAGGTATATACGTATACCTATGATCACTCTGTATCTTGATTACTAATTTGCTGAGCTACATACAACCATATACTTGGTATATTTATAATTGATTAATTGATCATTAAAATttggaagattttttttttttatttatttatttttctacatAACAGTAGATCTGAACATCTGTACTGTTGACACCACAGGCCTTATAAAGTTACCCTCAGTTGGCAATGCAACTCACTCTCCAAAAAGATTGTCTTTTTCGTGGTTCTTTCTGTTCATCGTCGAAACCAAGACTGATGGAAAGAAAGTCTCTCTTTGCACCAGGCATAATGACTGTTAGTGATTCTGGAATATCCGTATCGCTCGCATGTCGCCTTGATGTAAATTCTAGTTTAGATTCTGTAGCAAACACGTATTGACCGGATACCCATTGAAAGGAGAGTAtaaaattagaataaaaaaCGGACCCTAAAAAATATCCGACCATGCTCTATATACATTGgattatgatatttacacaggattgtatagaaatattacaatattgaaaacaatatttcagtGTTCAAGATTTGATAATAACGCTAGTCTAGTATATTTTTGTTCATAAAATGGCATTGAAAGACTTTATCAACATTTCGTTTATTCATGTGCGTGATTGCCTTATGCTACACTTCAACTCGTTCAATCCGGAAACAAATTTCTGATACGGATCCAAATTATTACATTAGACTGCTTTCATTTTTACGACACTTATTTTGTagttttacatttgatatttttcatttatatccTTAACAACTAATTTGTTTTAGTATTAATCAAtgataatataattttgaataaaatatactACAATTGCTTTTTATTTACCAAAACATTAACGACAATGTTCAGACCACTTGCTTCTGGATGCCAGACCACGATGCTGACTTAGctcaacaggtaaaataaacACCCTTATCGGAGAATATTTTgcataaaaagaaaattagcATTGCCTTTAAGGCTTCATAACAATGCAGTTTCTTTGTATAAAGGATTGTCACTGCATTTCCTACCCTTATACGACTGTTCAGTTGCAGAATCTGTCGTGAAATATTCCCGCGGGTTGTCTGATgaaaagggagacaacctcTTTCAGCAAAGTTTACAACAAACTGAGCAATTACATTCCACGCCTCAATCACGACATATTCTTCTACGTTTGAGGATAATAAcgaaaaaatgttgaaaatatgtaaaaaccaTTTACCTACAATCTTTCAATTTTAACTATCATCAATTTTTTCATGCACCCTGGCAAAAATGCCCTACTGGACTGTTAGTAGGCCTAACCGTTTACCCACTAACATTAGGGTGCAAACAATCCAATGTaacagttaatgttaaacaAGGAGAATTACTTTGAGCGTTTTGCAATAAATTGACTGAAGGCAAgaccttaaagggcgcagccagatgtttcagtaaccgttaattatgcaatgttaaaaagttcaatttatagaaatatcggagtcgaatatctcactctatccttgtcccaaaacccccatttgagaaggaaattcacataagagaaagaagaaatttctatttccttaACAAATATCCCGTGTTgggtcagctgattatattggaaggtggcATATCACTTGAACATTTGCAAATAAGGAGCAATTGCACTGAGCTTCTACCAGACTAAGATTACAGTCGTCGGATCATAAAAGTGTTTGAACCGCTTAATTATATATTGAGCTGACTCCAAAGCATCACATTCACactgatgggattttttacagtgggtaaaaAATGGCAACCGCAAACTGTAGCTGTctgtgtgtaggattgaattttgaagatagtgttttttcttatattttcatgtatgggttaccttagaagtgctttgCAATTCGTGCCCTTTAGGCACGAAGGGCTGTGCCCTTATA
This genomic window from Argopecten irradians isolate NY chromosome 4, Ai_NY, whole genome shotgun sequence contains:
- the LOC138320845 gene encoding endoplasmic reticulum mannosyl-oligosaccharide 1,2-alpha-mannosidase-like isoform X2, whose translation is MPGAKRDFLSISLGFDDEQKEPRKRQSFWRVWKRLSSLQRSVICLIIVLGGLSALYILPAIHHGNKLSSEDAKLTKDKRQAVDKVAPENGSPFFKDKFLGQGNDNQQIQPPQAGVPKLNKQDDLKRVAKQQIDEYNKRLQKHKPGMRRPPQHKPVVDRPPNGGGEENQPVDRGADPDFNVDQHAVPPYDYFNQEGKRTARQEAVVDAFRFAWQAYKKYAWGHDEFHPITRTHSEWFGVGLTIVDSLDTLVILGLKPEFDDAREWVATELTFEKDKDVNLFEITIRVLGGLLATYHLTGDDLFKDKAIDLGNRLLPCFNSPSNVPFSDVNLMTSRAHAPRWGPDSSTSEVTTIQLEFRDLSRVTKDDKYENSVMTVSKHIHGLPKKDGLVPIFVNANTGSFRGTSTITFGARGDSYYEYLLKQWIQTGKTNNMFKDDFLEAIDGVKKHLLRESSPSKLLYIGELLGGRTFSPKMDHLVCYLPGTMALGYKNGLPDDHFDIAKRLTETCFQMYARMPTKLSPEIVYFSQAAQSKEDLIVKAPDAHNLLRPETVESLFYMYRFTGDKKYQDMGWTIFQAFLKHTKVENGGFSSIHNVKAGKTTFRDKLESFFLAETLKYLYLLFGDDSSLIPLDKFVFNSEAHPLPIYSS
- the LOC138320845 gene encoding endoplasmic reticulum mannosyl-oligosaccharide 1,2-alpha-mannosidase-like isoform X1 codes for the protein MPGAKRDFLSISLGFDDEQKEPRKRQSFWRVWKRLSSLQRSVICLIIVLGGLSALYILPAIHHGNKLSSEDAKLTKDKRQAVDKVAPENGSPFFKDKFLGQGNDNQQIQPPQAGVPKLNKQDDLKRVAKQQIDEYNKRLQKHKPGMRRPPQHKPVVDRPPNGGGEEVGLLPPEEKQEILERDENGEVGKDDDNEKDDNVDGQLNQPVDRGADPDFNVDQHAVPPYDYFNQEGKRTARQEAVVDAFRFAWQAYKKYAWGHDEFHPITRTHSEWFGVGLTIVDSLDTLVILGLKPEFDDAREWVATELTFEKDKDVNLFEITIRVLGGLLATYHLTGDDLFKDKAIDLGNRLLPCFNSPSNVPFSDVNLMTSRAHAPRWGPDSSTSEVTTIQLEFRDLSRVTKDDKYENSVMTVSKHIHGLPKKDGLVPIFVNANTGSFRGTSTITFGARGDSYYEYLLKQWIQTGKTNNMFKDDFLEAIDGVKKHLLRESSPSKLLYIGELLGGRTFSPKMDHLVCYLPGTMALGYKNGLPDDHFDIAKRLTETCFQMYARMPTKLSPEIVYFSQAAQSKEDLIVKAPDAHNLLRPETVESLFYMYRFTGDKKYQDMGWTIFQAFLKHTKVENGGFSSIHNVKAGKTTFRDKLESFFLAETLKYLYLLFGDDSSLIPLDKFVFNSEAHPLPIYSS